The nucleotide sequence AAGGAATATAAAAATTGTCAATAAAACTATGTAGGAGTGAAATTCAGCACAACCAAAAAGTGTTAATCACTCACACAATTAAGCAATACTGAAAACTTTTACTTGGATTGGGTTGAAAACTTTTACTTGGATTGGGTTTCTCTATTAGCTGCAAACCTTAAGATTACATAAGATCCTTACATTACAAACAAGGGGAGATTTTCAACAAGCTATTGACAATTGATCTGTAACGTTAGCAAGGTAGATCTCGATCCCAAAGCCATGCCATTGAGACATGTATTGACATATACTTGGTGAAGAGAACTCTGCTGTCATATGTAAATTTACCTGTCCTCCCAATCTATCAAATGGCATCTAAAGTGTGCAAGAATATTATCCCCAGAGCTATAATATTACTGGCATGCTAAATAAAAAGGCAGTGCTCTTGCATGTTGTTGGCCTTGCTGCATGGATGGAAGCATGTCTATCTTCTAATTTATTTGCAATATTTAAAATTTAAATTTACACAGATAGGTTAGAACATCATTCCTATAGGACATGAGGTGTTGCAAAGGCACAAGGATTCACAACAGTGATTATATGAGGAGTAAAAAAGCATTTAGGCTACATCTAGAGCTATCTATGTATGTCCAAATTTTCATCCAGCAATGGTGAGTACAAAGATACACATAATATGAatcaattgtactccctccgtcccataatataagatcgtatTACATCCAATTTTTGAGCAAAATGAGTGCAATAAgatattatattatgggacggagggagtacttccattTGGACGCTGAAGATAACTGCCAAATACTTAAAAAGAAATTTGGAATAGGGGGAACCCGTTCAGTCAAGTCCAGAATTCAGCAAGAACTGCACAATGTTCACAAATGTACTGGATCACACTTCACTGAAGCCTGCTCCTTGACTGATTTATGTGCACATAGCCACGTAGTGAAATGCATCTGGAAGCAGCAGAAATGTTAAACAAAATAGACGAAGGAGCAGAAGCCCCGATCTTTTCCCAGAAATAGAATGAGAGTATGTAGATTCAGAATTTTAGATTAAGGAACATTGACCAGAGGAAGGATCAGCAGTACAGAACCAAAGTAATGAATAACTTATGGTAAATTTGTAAGGGTCATTTGAAACCAAAGTATTGCACCTGATCTACTTCTGACGAATACCACAAAATCATGAAAGCTCCTCAACAGCACCGTAAACCAACTGATAGAGAAGCAAAGGAGATGACCAATCGTTCAGGAGGCAGGTAGCAATGATGGCTCACATGGATTTTGTATTTTGCATTGAAGGGGATGAATTTGCTCATCACCATAGTTAAAGGTAGTTTCAGATGATCATGATTTCTGTATTCATTAACATGGCATACAGAAATTAGCAAAATCAATGAAAATGGAAGAAATTAGCAAAATCAATGTTATTGGTGGACAGAGATTTTTCTTTAAGATGTAGATCTCAAAGtaaaagggcagccccagtgcatgtagctcccgcttgcgcagggtctggggaagggtccgaccactttgggtctattgtacgcagcctttccctacatttctgtaagatgTAGATCtcaaagtaaacaaagtaaataatcATGTCCAACAAACGATAGACAGGCTACTCATTACATGAACCAGGTGTAGAGAGCTACTTGTAGAAACAAGTAATAATGACAAAGTGCAACCAATTCTTCTATCTTTATGTAACTATGCGTCAATAGGCTCAATATACCTCACTTGTAGCTGAAGTGAAGATCGATTCTGGATCAATGCAAGCTTCCGGGTATCTCCACAGTAGCAATATCATAAGCTTCTGGGTTGTTGCACTTGCTCCCTTGATATAGTTGAAGCAAGAAAAAATATTCAGTAAACTGAAATGAAAAAATTTTATAAGTAGAGAACCATCATCATCGTCAATAGGTCAGAAAGAGAAGCGCCCTCACCGCCCAACCACTTTGTGGTCGCTGCAGCGAACGAAGTGAGTAATATGGTCGTGTTGTACCTCAGGCAGTAGGGGGACAGTGTTGAGGGAGTGGAGGTGCTCAGGTGGTCTCCTTGCATCATTATCTTCCGTCTAAAATTGATGCAGTTGGGCTCAAATAGATCGGCGCGGTGTCACGCTCGGCAGCAATACCTCTGTATATCAGCAACCTCGACGGTGGTACAGAAAGAAAAGAAGCAGAAGCATCAATTTTTTTTGTGGAAGGATCATATACTGGGAAATCCCGTTAACATGAGAAAATACTTGTGTATTAGTACAACATGATAGTATTGTAAGTTTGTAACTCCTTGTATAATGAATatttcagagatttttctttaagaTGTAGATCTcaaaagtaaacaaagtaaataatcATGTCCAACAACCATAGATAGACTACTCGTTACAGGAACCAGATGTAGAGAGCTACTTGTAGAAACAAGTAATAATGACAAAGTGCAACCAATTCTTCTATCTTTATGTAACTATGCATCAATAGGCTCAATATACCTCACTTGTAGCTGAAGTGAAGATCGATTCTGGATATGCAAGCTTCCGGGTATCTCCACAGTAACAATATCATAAGCTTCTGGGTTGTTTCACTTGCTCCCTTGATATAGTTCAAGCAAGAAAAATATTCAGTAAACTGAAATGAAAACATTTTTAAAAGTAGAGGGGCTTGGTGCCAAGCATTTCAAATAAAACTAACATCTCTAGGACCGTCTTCTCAAAAAATAGAAATGGAAGACCAGGTAAATTTTGCAACAGTCTCTACTTTTATGAAGAGTCAACTGACTATCATAATTTTTGGAAGGGCTATGACTATCACACTCATGAACAAAAAGATACAATACATCATTGGGAAAATGGCATACTAAGTGCATATTGCGAGAAAAGATATATATAGAGTGGCTAAACTCTCCCACACTCACCTTATCTTATAACCTGAAGGCACATATCAGCATACCCAAGCTTCTTTTTAGACTTATTCCATTCATAGTTGGTAGCTGCTTACCCATTGTTCTAGAAAATTCACTGATAACAGGAACAACAATGATTACATTGcatcaaagaaacaaaaaaaaatgcaGCCAAGTAATTCTGGCATGGTACTACCTCACTATTCAACATGCTTTTGTATCAATCTACACTTGTGCCCCGCCCCACTAAAAATCCTTTGTAAACCACCACTTAAATCTAGGGTTGGGATAAAGATGAAATGTCGAATATAATCCCCCAACAGCAATATACACATGTGAATTCTAGCTGCAAAATTGAGTTGACTGGTGATGTAATCGGATTTTTGGATGAGTCAAGTTTCTTAAACATGTTTATGGTACAACACTTTTGACAAATGTATCCATCTACCATTACCAAACTTAAGACCTCAAAACAAGGTTTTGCTAAGAGAAACAAGATCTGAATTTCGTAATATGAGAATAGAAATTTGCAAGAGAAAGAAGCCGAAAACTTACAAATAGAAGGGGAAGGGCCGGTAGCTGGAGGAGCAGTACTACGGAGAGTCGGAGCAGCTGAGGAGGCCGTGCTCATGGTGGTATTCCGTGCAGCGGCGACCACGGCGGTTGGTGAGCAGCATGggcatccatgcatgatgtgctCCACTGCTCCTCCCCACGGCGTAGTGCCCAATTGGTCATTAGAGATTATATACACAGGAAGGTGAAAAAGGAGAGATGTTGAAGGAAAGGAATAGTCACGGGATTTGAGGAGATGATTAGGAAATTGTTTTGGAAGACTATTAGGAAGCTTACAATGACGTCTGAAGCTTCCTTTTGCTTTTGCTATTTGGGCCAGCCAAATCTCACGCAAAACTGATAAGAACCGGGCATGTGTTAGTTAATATCCAGAACCTGTTTATTTGGTGGTCGGGTGCCGCGGCGCGGCGGCTCCTGCGGCGACCCGCGGCGAAGGGTGCGGCGGCTCGGCGGCTCCGCGGCTCGGCGGCTCCCGCGGCGTAGGGGTGCGGCGGCTCAGCGGCTCccgcggcgacggcggggcagcgAACGGCGCGGGGAGGATGGGCGTGCGGAGGGCCCGCCCGTGCTGTGGTGtccgttggggggggggggggggagagggggaggggtcGTGCGGGcgttgcgaggaggaggagaggggagaggtcgTGCGGGCGTGCGTTTTGGGAGTGGTTTTTTTTTCAGCGGCGGTGCAGGTTAGCGAGGATGGATGGATCAATGGCTTAATGCGTGGCTTGGTGTGTTAAACACGGGAGGATTATGGGCCATCGGATATTGTAGATGAACGGATAAAATTGCTTGGATCTGCCCTTTTCTttcttttataggggtagtagatatAGATGTATTTATTCACATTTTAGTATAGATACAtacgtatctagataaatctaaaacAATAATTTTGGGACGGAGCGAGGGGAGATGATGCATGCGTCCAATCCAATCATCTGAAAGGATCACGCGCGCGCATATATTCCCTTCCCGGGCCTCCCACTCCCACTCCCACTCCATCCGCATCCTCTTCTCTTATTTTAGTTATCATCGATCACATCcaccttcttcttccccaacacGCCTTGCGATCACTGCGTATATAAAGGTAGCAACGGAGGTAGGGAGCACCACCGGGCAACGCAACAGATACGGCGCTTCCATTCGCTGGTCAAGGAACAAGGGTCGATCGGCGATGGCTTCTGCTGCGCTCCCGGtcccggaggcggcggcggcggcggctccggtccaGCCCAAGAAGAAGAGCAATTTCAAGTACGCCTGCACCTGCGCCCTCTCCGCTTCCATGGCCACCATCGTCCTCGGCTACGGTACGCGTCAAGCCAATGGCATCTTCTTTCTTCCTTTCCTTTCGCCATGCGTGCATAATTAATTATTAATTCTGCTCGCTCCGACCGGCCACTCCAGACGTCGGGGTGATGAGCGGCGCGTCGCTCTACATCAAGGAGGACCTGCGCCTGACGGACGTGCAGGTGGAGATCATGATGGGCATCCTCAGCGTCTACGCGCTCCTCGGCTCCTTCGCCGGCGCCAGGACCTCCGACTGGATCGGCCGCCGCTACACCGTCATCAtcgccgccgccatcttcttcgCCGGCTCCCTGCTCATGGGCTTCGCCGTCAACTACGTCATGTTCATGTTCGGCCGCTTCGTCTGCGGCATGGGCGTCGGCTTCGCCATCATGGTCGCGCCCGTCTACACCGCCGAGGTCGCCCCGGCCTCCACCCGCGGCCTCCTCACCTccttcaccgaggtcttcatcAACGTCGGCATCCTCCTCGGCTACGTCTCCAACTTCGCCTTCGCGCGCCTCCCGCACCACATCAACTGGCGCATCATGCTCGGCATCGGCGCCGTCCCCTCGGCCTTGCTCGCGCTCATGGTGCTCGGCATGCCGGAGTCGCCCCGGTGGCTCGTCATGAAGGGCCGCCTCGCGGACGCCAGGGTCGTGCTCGAGAAGACCTCCGACACGCCAGAGGAGGCCGTGGAGCGCCTTGACCAAATCAAGGCTGCCGCCGGCATCCCCCACGACCTTGACGGCGACGTGGTCGCCGTGCCCAAGAGAAAAGGCGGCAACGAGAAGCAGGTGTGGAAGGAGCTCATCTTTTCGCCCACCCCGGTCATGCGCCGCATACTGCTCGCGGCGCTCGGCGTCCATTTCTTCCAGCAGGCGACTGGCTCCGACTCGGTCGTGCTCTACAGCCCACGCGTGTTCAAGAGCGCCGGCATTACCGGCGACAACCACCTGCTCGGCGTCACCTGCGCCATGGGGGTCACCAAGACCCTCTTCATCCTCTTGGCCACCTTCCAAATCGACCGTGTCGGCCGGCGGCCGCTGCTGCTCACCAGCACCGCCGGCATGCTCGTCTGTCTCATCGGCCTCGGCACGGGCCTCACCGTCGTGGGCCAGCACCCGGACGAGAAGATCACGTGGGCGATCGGCctctgcatcgcctccaccttGGCCTACGTGTCCTTCTTTTCCATGGGCCTCGGCCCCATCACCAGCGTCTACGTCTCGGAGGTCTTCccgctgcgggtgcgcgcgctcgGCTTCGCGCTCGGCGTGGCGTGCAACCGCGTCACGAGCGCCGCCATCTCCATGACCTTCCTCTCATTGTCCAAGGCCATCACCATCGGCGGCAGCTTCTTCCTCTACGCCGGCCTCGCCGCGCTCGGCTGGCTTTTCTTCTACGCCTTCGTCCCGGAGACGCGCGGGCAGCCGCTCGAGGACATAGGCAAGCTTTTCGGCATGAAGGACGCCGCCGTCGAAGACGACGACGACACAGCCACCAAAGACAAGCAGGTGAAAGCAGCTGCCGTGGAGATGAACTAGCTAACGTACGGCCTCGGGAGTGGTTTTCCCactaacatgcatgcatgcatgcaagggacgCATCACCATGCATCCATTGTTGTTTTGAGTTTCGTGCTACTTCTTGGTTTTTCTTAGTCGGTAGTGATGGAGTAGCCGACGATGTCTACGTAGTTGCATGAGTTTATATGGATTTGAGACGTGATAATTGAGATATCCTGATGTGGATTACGTTATTTGAGAGGTGCCCGGTCAATGTCCGCTGGGTGCGTCCGGGCAGGCGTTTGAGGGACCGGATTTGTgaggtccggctgtagatgctcttaaggAGATGTGTTCAATAATGATATGCGGTGTGATCTTAAGGAGATCTGGTGGATGATCCTGATTACTCTAAGACTAGCGACAgcgggagtaacttcagcagtaacaccaagtccaactcagcaaattttgcttatgtggcaatgagttaatgaggagagaggtagttatagtaacttagctagttgttgagttttttttttttgagtatcaatacagacacaagcgctcatatacacgcgcatacactcacccttatgaagGCACACACGCATCGTcattttgagatttacgaagtcaccgtagacgcctcgtcatcgacgggaacgtctcctctcactaaaaacgcatcgccggaaatcctgaaataaatccaggaataatgcgagcaccaggatttaaaccctggtgggttagggataccactgtccacctaaccaactcaaccaaaGATTGATTCGCTGCAGTTGAGTTTGTTGTAATGCATATCACACGGCCgtggaaagaaagaaaagagagaggaGAGACGTTTTCTTCCTGGAGTGAGGTGGCTCGCAGCCAaaactttggggggggggggggggggtatgttgATGGCTACGTTGCTATGGTGCACGTCACGGCCGTCGCCGTTACGCATGTGCTTTTCAAAACTGTTGCCACCTTGATGTCGCAGTGAAGAACTCAAGGGCCCTGCCTCTGCTGCCGGAGAAGCAATCGTGCATTCGTTAAAAAAAGAAGGTGGAGAAGATCTTCAAGGTGGGTCGCAGGTCGCGGCTTAGAATTGTTTCCTTTTGCGTTCCTGCTCCGGCGTGACTTTGTTTCCTTTTGGGTGTTGGGTTGGGTGGTCCCTGTGCAACGAAGGCGAGTACTCCATCCGTTCAAAAAACTTGTCTCTTAAATGAATGTAATCTAGCAGTAATTcggtgctagatacattcatttgggGGAACAAACTTGGGACAAGCTTCTTCCGACAGAGAGGGTATGTACACTAGACCACAACCATCCTCACATATATACTTTATTGTTGCCTTTAAGAGCATCTAGCATCTACAGTCAGGCGCCCCAGACTGGTCTCAAACGCTCGGATGTCCCGCCCGGTCGCCGACCAGTCATGGAATTTCGACACAGACAGGCGCCTCAAACAGGTCTCAAGCGTTCGGACCGATCGGCACTCGTCACATTCAATCCAAATATGAGGCGGATACGGCGAAGCCCAGCGCGTCCGCCACGTTGGACTGGCGGCGGGGTCCCATGCGAAATCACCCAAAAACACGCCGGTCTGAAGCTTGTCTCTTCCGTCGGACCGATGTCGCTGCGCGGCACCACTCCGCTGGGCCACGTAGTGACTAGCACAGCGGCGTACGTGCTCTAGTTTTCAACTACCTGCGTTGCCTAGCCTGCAGTGCCAGCCGGGCGTTGGAAGCCAAAGACgatggtgtgtgcatgcatggtcgCTCCTcatcagagcatctccaacagccgtgcTAAACTAGCGCTGCGCCGTAAAATAGGcctttttagcgcgcgcgcaacgcggcggctcgctccagcgggcgcgcaaaaacgggTTGGGCGCGCGGTTAAAAACACTTATCCGCGCGGTGTATTTGGAGCGCCAgctacagcgcgcggcacactcgagcgctcgcgcccgcactctctccctctccttgtcctacgccccacgcgcgccggcgccggcgccctgcccccccgccatggacgcgcacaccggcgccccgctcaccccgctgtacatccgcgaccccccccccccggccgccgccgccgccggaaaccctagcgcggcgagcgctggcgtcgccaccgccggagctccgccgagcgtcggcctcgcgcgcagcctcttcttgccgccgcggatgactatggcgccggcgccatcccgtgccgccgccgcaccgtcgaagAAGGTACCCAATGCGGCGCGGGTGAAGAAGGGCAAAacatccgcgaagaagaacaaggcggcggacggctccggcatgGCGAGGGGGAAAAAGCTTGCAGGGCGTTCGACGGCtgcggcggctaccgaagcgccggcgagctcactcgttgagccggccgccgacgcgcaccacgtgttcgacgaaatgcccccaaggtgaaaaaaattccaagtatttttttcttcttatttgttCAATGCATCATCATTttacatatagatagcttatttgcattgttcaaaaaaattgtagtctcaacgatgatgcatacatgtccactatgggtgttgggtccaacaattcgcattggtctcaaaccaatgacatccatttcgtagaccatgagtttgaggtggacgaggagggtgagggaatTGTCGAGGCGCCGagaggaagagcgggcaattactcCACCACCGATGACAAGTTACTATGCAACACTTATTTGCATGTGTCGAAGGATCCAtccattggaggtgatcaaagtagagacgcGTATTGGGGGCGAATGACAAAACACTTTAATGCTCACAACAAGAGTGGAATTTACCGCTCCAagagatcacttcggtcccgatggtcgacaatcaactcggattgtcaaaagtgggcggccgcgCAAAAGTCGGTGGACAAGattaacccaagtggcacaaatgaggatgatcgagtaagtggcatctcatatatgttcatcatacttgtttttggtgaccgaagtgctaacttgttttgtttttcttgtagtacaacattgcacaaaacttgttcaaagtagagacaaggacaaccaagaaggggaagatcaagaaaggcaggatctttaccttgcctcattgctatgaagtgttaaaggatgatgagaaatggaagaagcgtgatggtttggaggatttgcatttgagcaacaaacggAAGCGAGCAATTGAgatgaatgatgatgatgaggaggaggatgcatcaagtgatgacggcaagagaagccccacacccaactcggtttcatactcgaagccaaaacgaccggatgggtgcaagaaagacaaaaccgaaaagaagaagaagaaaggagatgatgagctcaaaaatgctatggaagctattgtgaaggcaagggTCGAAGCGAatgaggtgaggaaaatggcaaggaaccaagatgccgtggccgaggagaggaggttggcggccgaggagagaagggtggcggccgaggagagaaagGTGACTTTGGAGGAGAGGAAAGTGAGCAACGAGGAGCGAGCtaagttgttggaatgggagaagcacttgttcttcatggacacatctaacctcaatgcggcgcaaaaggagtatgtcaatcttgcccaaCAAGAAGTCTTGATCCGAAAAAGAGCCTTGGTTCGTGCAATGGGTGGCgatggcctcggcgccatgggaggcatgggtggcttcggcgccatgggaggcggtggcctcggcgccatagGAGGCAtgggtggcctcggcgccatgggaggcattgGTGGCTTTGGaggcatgggaggcatgggtgcacctccggccgccatgggaggcatgggtggctttggagcaccctccgacgctatggccgccatgggaggcatgagttttgcttctctcatgggaggcatgggtgcacctccggccgccatggcttctcacacacattcccatgaagatgccgttgaagatcttgccaacaccgtcggagcttcacatGATGCGATGCGTGATGCGGTGCGTGATGAGGATAGGGAGAAAggttcatct is from Triticum aestivum cultivar Chinese Spring chromosome 1B, IWGSC CS RefSeq v2.1, whole genome shotgun sequence and encodes:
- the LOC123148933 gene encoding putative polyol transporter 1; translated protein: MASAALPVPEAAAAAAPVQPKKKSNFKYACTCALSASMATIVLGYDVGVMSGASLYIKEDLRLTDVQVEIMMGILSVYALLGSFAGARTSDWIGRRYTVIIAAAIFFAGSLLMGFAVNYVMFMFGRFVCGMGVGFAIMVAPVYTAEVAPASTRGLLTSFTEVFINVGILLGYVSNFAFARLPHHINWRIMLGIGAVPSALLALMVLGMPESPRWLVMKGRLADARVVLEKTSDTPEEAVERLDQIKAAAGIPHDLDGDVVAVPKRKGGNEKQVWKELIFSPTPVMRRILLAALGVHFFQQATGSDSVVLYSPRVFKSAGITGDNHLLGVTCAMGVTKTLFILLATFQIDRVGRRPLLLTSTAGMLVCLIGLGTGLTVVGQHPDEKITWAIGLCIASTLAYVSFFSMGLGPITSVYVSEVFPLRVRALGFALGVACNRVTSAAISMTFLSLSKAITIGGSFFLYAGLAALGWLFFYAFVPETRGQPLEDIGKLFGMKDAAVEDDDDTATKDKQVKAAAVEMN